The following proteins come from a genomic window of Enterobacter chengduensis:
- a CDS encoding U32 family peptidase, translated as MKYSLGPVLYYWPKETLEDFYQQAAASSADVIYLGEAVCSKRRATKVGDWLEMAKSLAGSGKQVVLSTLALVQASSELGELKRYVENGEFLLEASDLGVVNMCADRRLPFVAGHALNCYNAVTLRLLLKQGMTRWCMPVELSRDWLANLLNQCEELGIRNQFEVEVLSYGHLPLAYSARCFTARSEDRPKDECETCCIKYPNGRSVLSQENQQVFVLNGIQTMSGYVYNLGNELASMAGLVDMVRLSPLDTGVFAMLDAFRANENGAAPLPLTANSDCNGYWRRLAGLELQA; from the coding sequence ATGAAATATTCATTAGGACCGGTGCTCTACTACTGGCCAAAAGAGACGCTGGAAGATTTTTACCAACAGGCCGCCGCCAGCAGCGCCGATGTGATTTACCTGGGAGAAGCGGTGTGCAGCAAGCGCCGCGCCACCAAAGTGGGCGACTGGCTGGAGATGGCGAAAAGCCTGGCCGGGAGCGGCAAGCAGGTGGTGCTCTCCACGCTCGCGCTGGTGCAGGCCTCGTCCGAGCTTGGCGAGCTGAAACGCTACGTAGAGAACGGCGAGTTCCTGCTGGAAGCGAGCGATCTCGGCGTGGTGAACATGTGCGCCGACCGCAGGCTGCCGTTTGTCGCGGGTCATGCACTGAACTGCTATAACGCCGTGACCCTGCGCCTGCTGCTCAAGCAGGGGATGACGCGCTGGTGCATGCCGGTAGAGCTCTCGCGCGACTGGCTGGCAAACCTGCTGAATCAGTGCGAAGAGCTGGGCATTCGCAACCAGTTTGAAGTGGAAGTGCTGAGCTATGGCCATCTCCCGCTGGCCTACTCCGCCCGCTGCTTTACCGCGCGCTCGGAAGACCGGCCGAAAGACGAATGCGAAACCTGCTGTATTAAGTACCCGAACGGCCGCAGCGTGCTGTCGCAGGAGAATCAGCAGGTCTTTGTCCTGAACGGCATTCAAACCATGAGCGGCTATGTCTATAACCTCGGCAACGAGCTGGCGTCGATGGCCGGGCTGGTGGATATGGTGCGCCTGTCGCCGCTGGATACCGGCGTGTTCGCGATGCTGGACGCCTTCCGCGCGAACGAAAACGGCGCAGCTCCGCTGCCGTTGACCGCAAACAGCGACTGCAACGGCTACTGGAGACGGTTAGCCGGGCTGGAACTGCAGGCGTAA
- a CDS encoding luciferase-like monooxygenase: MTDKTLPFSVLDLAPIPQGASAREAFSHSLDLAQLAEKRGYQRYWLAEHHNMVGIASAATSVLIGYLAANTTTLHLGSGGVMLPNHAPLVIAEQFGTLNTLYPGRIDLGLGRAPGSDQPTMRALRRHMSGDIDNFPRDVAELVDWFDARDPNPHVRPVPGYGEKIPVWLLGSSLYSAQLAAQLGLPFAFASHFAPDMLHQALHLYRTNFKPSERLEKPYAMVCINIIAADSNRDAEFLFTSMQQAFVRLRRGETGQLPPPVENMHQLWSASEQYGVQQALSMSLVGDKAKVRHGLEAVLRETQADEIMVNGQIFDHQARLHSFDLAMQVKEELVG; the protein is encoded by the coding sequence ATGACTGACAAAACCCTTCCGTTTTCGGTGCTGGATCTGGCGCCGATCCCACAAGGCGCCTCGGCAAGAGAGGCCTTTTCGCACTCTCTCGACCTGGCTCAGCTGGCTGAAAAGCGTGGCTATCAGCGCTACTGGCTGGCCGAGCACCACAACATGGTAGGCATTGCCAGCGCCGCCACCTCGGTACTGATTGGCTATCTGGCGGCAAATACCACCACCCTGCACCTGGGCTCCGGCGGCGTGATGCTGCCCAACCACGCCCCGCTGGTGATCGCCGAGCAGTTCGGCACCCTGAATACCCTCTATCCGGGACGTATCGATTTAGGGCTTGGCCGCGCGCCGGGCAGCGATCAGCCGACCATGCGCGCCCTGCGCCGCCATATGAGCGGCGATATCGACAACTTCCCGCGCGACGTGGCCGAGCTGGTGGACTGGTTCGACGCCCGCGATCCGAACCCGCACGTGCGGCCGGTGCCGGGCTACGGCGAGAAGATCCCGGTCTGGCTCTTAGGCTCAAGCCTCTACAGCGCGCAGCTCGCCGCCCAGCTGGGGCTGCCGTTTGCGTTTGCCTCGCACTTCGCGCCGGATATGCTGCATCAGGCGCTGCATCTTTACCGCACGAACTTCAAGCCGTCCGAGCGTCTGGAGAAGCCGTACGCGATGGTGTGTATCAACATCATTGCCGCCGACAGCAATCGTGACGCGGAATTCCTGTTTACCTCCATGCAGCAGGCGTTTGTGAGGCTGCGTCGCGGCGAAACGGGCCAGCTTCCGCCGCCGGTAGAGAATATGCATCAGCTGTGGTCAGCCTCCGAACAGTACGGCGTACAGCAGGCGCTGAGCATGTCGCTGGTCGGCGATAAGGCGAAAGTGCGCCACGGGCTGGAGGCGGTGCTGCGCGAAACGCAGGCGGATGAGATTATGGTTAACGGCCAGATTTTCGATCACCAGGCGCGTTTGCATTCGTTCGATCTGGCGATGCAGGTGAAAGAGGAGTTGGTGGGGTAG
- the mtr gene encoding tryptophan permease yields the protein MATLTTTQTSPSLLGGVVIIGGTIIGAGMFSLPVVMSGAWFFWSLAALVFTWFCMLHSGLMILEANLNYRIGSSFDTITKDLLGKGWNLVNGLSIAFVLYILTYAYISASGSILHHTFSEMSLNVPARLAGLCFALAVAFIVWMSTKAVSRMTAIVLGAKVITFFLTFGSLLGHVTPATLFNVAEVNTSYTPYLLMTLPFCLASFGYHGNVPSLMKYYGKDPRTIVKCLVYGTLLALGLYVIWLLGTMGNIPRPEFIGIAQKGGNIDVLVQALSGVLNSRSLDLLLVIFSNFAVASSFLGVTLGLFDYLADLFGFDDSALGRFKTALLTFLPPIVGGLLWPNGFLYAIGYAGLAATIWAAIVPALLARKSRKRFGSPKFRVWGGKPMIALILVFGVGNALVHVLSSFNLLPVYQ from the coding sequence ATGGCGACACTAACCACCACCCAAACGTCACCTTCGCTGCTTGGCGGCGTGGTGATCATCGGCGGAACCATTATAGGTGCCGGGATGTTCTCCCTGCCCGTGGTCATGTCCGGTGCGTGGTTCTTCTGGTCGCTGGCCGCGCTGGTCTTTACCTGGTTCTGTATGCTCCATTCCGGGCTGATGATCCTCGAAGCCAACCTGAACTACCGTATCGGCTCCAGCTTCGACACCATCACCAAAGATCTGCTGGGCAAGGGCTGGAACCTGGTGAACGGTCTGTCCATCGCCTTTGTGCTCTATATCCTGACCTACGCATATATTTCGGCGAGCGGTTCGATTCTGCATCACACCTTCTCGGAGATGTCGCTGAACGTTCCGGCGCGTCTGGCGGGGCTGTGCTTCGCGCTGGCCGTGGCGTTTATTGTCTGGATGAGTACCAAAGCGGTGAGCCGCATGACGGCGATCGTGCTGGGCGCCAAGGTCATCACCTTCTTCCTGACCTTCGGCAGCCTGCTGGGGCACGTGACGCCCGCCACGCTGTTTAACGTCGCGGAAGTGAATACGTCCTACACCCCGTACCTGCTCATGACGCTGCCGTTCTGCCTGGCGTCGTTCGGCTATCACGGCAACGTGCCGAGCCTGATGAAGTACTACGGCAAAGATCCGCGCACCATCGTGAAGTGTCTGGTTTACGGCACGCTGCTGGCGCTGGGGCTGTATGTGATTTGGCTGCTGGGGACGATGGGCAACATCCCGCGTCCGGAGTTTATCGGCATTGCCCAGAAGGGCGGCAACATCGACGTGCTGGTGCAGGCCCTGAGCGGCGTGCTGAACAGCCGCAGCCTGGATCTGCTGCTGGTGATCTTCTCTAACTTTGCGGTGGCGAGCTCTTTCCTCGGCGTGACGCTGGGCCTGTTTGACTACCTGGCGGATCTGTTTGGCTTTGATGATTCCGCGCTGGGGCGCTTCAAAACCGCGCTGCTGACCTTCCTGCCGCCGATTGTGGGCGGCCTGCTGTGGCCGAACGGCTTTCTGTACGCCATTGGCTATGCGGGGCTGGCGGCAACCATCTGGGCGGCGATCGTGCCCGCGCTGCTGGCGCGTAAATCACGTAAACGCTTTGGTAGCCCGAAATTCCGCGTCTGGGGCGGCAAGCCGATGATTGCGCTAATCCTGGTGTTTGGGGTGGGTAACGCGCTGGTGCACGTGCTGTCGAGCTTTAACCTGTTGCCGGTATATCAGTAA
- a CDS encoding DEAD/DEAH family ATP-dependent RNA helicase has protein sequence MAEFETTFADLGLKAPILEALNDLGYEKPSPIQAECIPHLLSGRDVLGMAQTGSGKTAAFSLPLLNNIDPDLRAPQILVLAPTRELAVQVAEAMTEFSKHMRGVNVVALYGGQRYDVQLRALRQGPQIVVGTPGRLLDHLKRGTLDLSKLSGLVLDEADEMLRMGFIEDVETIMAQIPDGHQTALFSATMPEAIRRITKRFMNDPQEVRIQSSVTTRPDISQSYWSVYGMRKNEALVRFLEAEDFDAAIIFVRTKNATLEVAEALERSGYNSAALNGDMNQALREQTLERLKDGRLDILIATDVAARGLDVERISLVVNYDIPMDSESYVHRIGRTGRAGRAGRALLFVENRERRLLRNIERTMKLTIPEADLPNAELLGKRRLEKFAAKVQQQLESSDLDQYRALLSQIQPVAEGEELDMETLAAALLKMAQGERSLIVPPDAPMRPKREFRDRDDRFERRGDRNDRGPRGDRPERGGEDRPRRERRDAGDMELYRIEVGRDDGVEVRHIVGAIANEGDISSRYIGNIKLFASHSTIELPKGMPGEVLQHFTRTRILNKPMNMQLLGDAQPRPDRGGERRGGGRSFGGERREGGRSEGRGGEGRRFSGERRESRGPRREEGTSRRRFGDA, from the coding sequence ATGGCTGAATTCGAAACCACTTTTGCAGATCTGGGCCTGAAGGCTCCTATCCTTGAAGCCCTTAACGATCTGGGTTACGAAAAACCATCTCCGATCCAGGCTGAGTGTATCCCACACCTGCTTTCTGGTCGTGACGTGCTGGGCATGGCCCAGACTGGTAGCGGTAAAACTGCAGCGTTCTCGCTGCCGCTGCTGAACAACATTGATCCGGACCTGCGTGCACCGCAGATCCTCGTTCTGGCTCCAACCCGTGAACTGGCTGTTCAGGTTGCAGAAGCCATGACGGAATTCTCTAAACATATGCGCGGCGTAAACGTGGTAGCCCTGTACGGCGGCCAGCGTTATGACGTGCAGTTACGCGCCCTGCGCCAGGGCCCACAGATTGTTGTCGGTACGCCGGGCCGTCTGCTGGATCACCTGAAGCGCGGTACGCTGGATCTCTCTAAACTGAGCGGTCTGGTACTGGATGAAGCAGATGAAATGCTGCGTATGGGCTTCATCGAAGACGTTGAAACCATCATGGCGCAGATCCCAGACGGTCATCAGACCGCGCTGTTCTCTGCCACCATGCCGGAAGCGATCCGTCGTATCACCAAGCGCTTCATGAACGATCCTCAGGAAGTGCGCATTCAGTCCAGCGTCACCACTCGCCCGGACATCAGCCAGAGCTACTGGTCTGTGTACGGCATGCGCAAAAACGAAGCGCTGGTACGTTTCCTGGAAGCGGAAGATTTTGATGCGGCGATTATCTTCGTTCGTACCAAAAACGCGACCCTGGAAGTGGCTGAAGCCCTGGAGCGTAGCGGCTACAACAGCGCAGCGCTGAACGGCGACATGAACCAGGCCCTGCGTGAGCAGACTCTGGAGCGTCTGAAAGACGGTCGTCTGGATATTCTGATTGCAACCGACGTGGCAGCACGTGGTCTGGACGTTGAGCGTATCAGCCTGGTTGTGAACTACGACATCCCGATGGATTCCGAGTCTTACGTTCACCGTATCGGCCGTACCGGTCGTGCGGGTCGTGCTGGCCGCGCGCTGCTGTTCGTTGAGAACCGCGAGCGTCGCCTGCTGCGTAACATCGAACGCACCATGAAGCTGACCATTCCAGAAGCGGACCTGCCAAACGCAGAGCTGCTGGGCAAACGCCGTCTGGAAAAATTCGCCGCCAAAGTACAGCAGCAGCTGGAAAGCAGCGATCTGGATCAGTACCGTGCGCTGCTGTCGCAGATTCAGCCTGTTGCTGAAGGCGAAGAGCTGGACATGGAAACCCTGGCTGCAGCACTGCTGAAAATGGCTCAGGGCGAACGTAGCCTGATCGTGCCACCCGATGCGCCGATGCGTCCTAAGCGTGAATTCCGTGACCGTGACGATCGCTTCGAGCGTCGTGGCGACCGTAACGACCGTGGCCCACGCGGTGACCGTCCAGAGCGTGGTGGTGAAGACCGTCCACGTCGTGAACGTCGCGACGCGGGTGACATGGAACTGTACCGCATTGAAGTGGGCCGTGATGATGGCGTTGAAGTGCGTCATATCGTTGGCGCGATCGCTAACGAAGGCGACATCAGCAGCCGTTACATCGGTAACATCAAGCTGTTCGCATCCCACTCTACCATCGAGCTGCCAAAAGGCATGCCGGGTGAAGTGCTGCAGCACTTTACGCGTACCCGCATCCTGAACAAGCCGATGAACATGCAGCTGCTGGGCGATGCACAGCCACGTCCTGACCGTGGCGGCGAGCGTCGTGGCGGTGGTCGCAGCTTCGGCGGCGAGCGTCGTGAAGGCGGTCGCAGCGAAGGTCGCGGCGGTGAAGGTCGTCGTTTCTCCGGCGAGCGTCGCGAAAGCCGTGGCCCACGTCGTGAAGAAGGCACCAGCCGTCGTCGTTTCGGTGACGCGTAA
- the yrbN gene encoding protein YrbN: MKIANHFHDELSRLAAIDIEALVLHG; encoded by the coding sequence ATGAAAATTGCTAATCATTTTCACGATGAGCTAAGTAGACTGGCCGCCATTGACATTGAGGCACTCGTACTACATGGCTGA
- the nlpI gene encoding lipoprotein NlpI — MKPFLRWCFVATALTLAGCSNSAWRKSEVLAVPLQPTLQQEVILARMEQILASRALTDDERAQLLYERGVLYDSLGLRALARNDFSQALAIRPDMPEVFNYLGIYLTQAGNFDAAYEAFDSVLELDPTYNYAHLNRGIALYYGGRDKLAQDDLLAFYQDDPNDPFRSLWLYIVERKLDEKQAKEALKQRFDKSDKEQWGWNIVEFYLGNISEATLMERLKADATDNTSLAEHLSETNFYLGKYYLSLGDMDSATALFKLAVANNVHNFVEHRYALLELSLLGQEHDDLAESDQQ; from the coding sequence ATGAAGCCTTTTTTGCGCTGGTGTTTCGTTGCGACAGCTTTAACGCTGGCAGGATGCAGCAACTCTGCCTGGCGTAAGAGCGAAGTCCTCGCAGTGCCATTGCAACCGACTTTGCAGCAAGAAGTGATTCTGGCACGCATGGAACAAATACTTGCCAGTCGGGCTTTAACCGATGACGAACGCGCACAGCTTTTATATGAGCGCGGAGTGTTGTATGATAGTCTCGGTCTGAGGGCATTGGCGCGAAATGATTTTTCACAAGCGCTGGCTATCCGACCTGATATGCCTGAAGTATTCAATTACTTAGGCATTTATTTAACGCAGGCAGGCAATTTTGATGCTGCCTATGAAGCGTTTGATTCTGTACTTGAGCTTGATCCAACTTACAACTACGCGCACTTGAATCGCGGTATCGCATTGTATTACGGCGGTCGTGATAAGTTAGCGCAAGATGATCTGCTGGCGTTTTATCAAGACGATCCTAATGATCCTTTCCGTAGCCTGTGGCTTTACATCGTTGAGCGGAAGCTCGATGAGAAGCAGGCAAAAGAGGCCCTGAAACAGCGCTTCGATAAATCGGACAAGGAACAGTGGGGATGGAACATTGTCGAGTTCTACCTGGGCAACATTAGCGAAGCAACGCTGATGGAACGCCTCAAGGCGGACGCAACGGATAACACCTCGCTCGCTGAGCATCTCAGTGAAACCAACTTCTATTTAGGTAAGTACTACCTAAGTCTGGGGGATATGGACAGCGCTACGGCACTGTTCAAATTAGCGGTTGCTAACAACGTACACAACTTCGTTGAGCACCGTTATGCATTGTTGGAATTATCGCTCTTGGGCCAGGAGCATGACGACCTGGCAGAATCGGACCAGCAATAG
- the pnp gene encoding polyribonucleotide nucleotidyltransferase gives MLNPIVRKFQYGQHTVTLETGMMARQATAAVMVSMDDTAVFVTVVGQKKAKPGQDFFPLTVNYQERTYAAGKIPGGFFRREGRPSEGETLIARLIDRPVRPLFPEGFVNEVQVIATVVSVNPQVNPDIVAMIGASAALSLSGIPFNGPIGAARVGYINDQYVLNPTQEELKESKLDLVVAGTEAAVLMVESEAELLSEDQMLGAVVFGHDQQQIVIQNINDLVKEAGKPRWDWQPEAANDALNARVAALAESRLSDAYRITDKQERYAQVDAIKSDVTATLVAEDETLDANEIGEILHAIEKNVVRSRVLAGEPRIDGREKDMIRGLDVRTGVLPRTHGSALFTRGETQALVTATLGTARDAQIIDELMGERTDSFLFHYNFPPYSVGETGMVGSPKRREIGHGRLAKRGVLAVMPEADKFPYTVRVVSEITESNGSSSMASVCGASLALMDAGVPIKAAVAGIAMGLVKEGDNFVVLSDILGDEDHLGDMDFKVAGSRDGISALQMDIKIEGITKEIMQVALNQAKGARLHILGVMEQAINAPRGDISEFAPRIHTIKINPDKIKDVIGKGGSVIRALTEETGTTIEIEDDGTVKIAATDGEKAKFAIRRIEEITAEIEVGRVYAGKVTRIVDFGAFVAIGGGKEGLVHISQIADKRVEKVTDYLQMGQEVPVKVLEVDRQGRIRLSIKEATEQSQPAAAPEAQAAEQQGE, from the coding sequence TTGCTGAATCCGATCGTTCGTAAATTCCAGTATGGTCAACATACCGTGACCCTGGAAACCGGCATGATGGCACGTCAGGCTACTGCTGCCGTTATGGTAAGCATGGATGACACCGCGGTATTCGTTACCGTTGTTGGCCAGAAAAAAGCTAAACCAGGTCAGGACTTCTTCCCGCTGACCGTTAACTACCAGGAGCGTACCTACGCTGCCGGTAAAATCCCGGGTGGTTTCTTCCGTCGTGAAGGCCGTCCAAGCGAAGGCGAAACCCTGATCGCGCGTCTGATTGACCGCCCGGTTCGTCCGCTGTTCCCGGAAGGCTTCGTTAACGAAGTACAGGTTATCGCGACCGTTGTTTCCGTTAACCCACAGGTTAACCCGGACATCGTTGCGATGATCGGCGCATCCGCTGCCCTGTCACTGTCTGGTATTCCATTCAATGGCCCAATCGGTGCCGCACGCGTTGGCTACATCAACGACCAGTACGTGCTGAACCCGACCCAGGAAGAGCTGAAAGAAAGTAAGCTGGACCTGGTGGTTGCCGGTACTGAAGCCGCTGTGCTGATGGTTGAATCCGAAGCTGAACTGCTGAGCGAAGACCAGATGCTGGGTGCGGTGGTCTTTGGCCACGATCAGCAGCAGATCGTTATCCAGAACATCAACGACCTGGTGAAAGAAGCCGGTAAGCCACGTTGGGACTGGCAGCCAGAAGCAGCAAACGACGCGCTGAATGCACGCGTTGCGGCGCTGGCAGAATCTCGTCTGAGCGACGCGTACCGTATCACCGACAAACAGGAGCGCTATGCTCAGGTTGATGCGATCAAATCTGACGTGACCGCGACCCTGGTTGCCGAAGACGAAACGCTGGACGCTAACGAAATTGGCGAAATCCTGCACGCTATCGAGAAAAACGTTGTTCGTAGCCGCGTTCTGGCAGGCGAGCCGCGTATCGATGGCCGTGAAAAAGACATGATCCGTGGTCTGGATGTGCGTACTGGCGTGCTGCCACGTACTCACGGCTCCGCGCTGTTCACCCGTGGCGAAACGCAGGCGCTGGTTACCGCGACCCTGGGTACCGCTCGTGACGCACAGATCATCGACGAACTGATGGGCGAGCGCACCGACAGCTTCCTGTTCCACTACAACTTCCCTCCGTACTCCGTAGGCGAAACCGGTATGGTTGGCTCGCCGAAGCGTCGTGAAATTGGTCACGGTCGTCTGGCGAAGCGCGGCGTGCTGGCAGTGATGCCAGAAGCAGACAAATTCCCGTACACCGTACGCGTGGTGTCTGAAATCACCGAATCCAACGGTTCTTCTTCCATGGCTTCCGTGTGTGGTGCTTCTCTGGCGCTGATGGATGCAGGCGTGCCGATCAAAGCCGCCGTTGCGGGTATCGCAATGGGCCTGGTGAAAGAAGGCGACAACTTCGTTGTTCTGTCTGACATTCTGGGTGACGAAGACCACCTGGGCGATATGGACTTCAAAGTGGCGGGTTCCCGCGACGGTATCTCTGCGCTGCAGATGGATATCAAAATTGAAGGCATCACCAAAGAGATCATGCAGGTTGCGCTGAATCAGGCTAAGGGTGCGCGTCTGCACATCCTGGGCGTAATGGAACAGGCTATCAACGCGCCACGTGGTGATATCTCTGAATTCGCACCGCGTATTCACACCATCAAGATCAATCCAGACAAGATCAAAGATGTTATCGGTAAGGGCGGTTCCGTTATCCGTGCGCTGACCGAAGAGACCGGCACCACCATCGAAATCGAAGATGACGGTACTGTGAAGATCGCAGCAACCGACGGCGAGAAGGCGAAATTCGCGATCCGTCGCATCGAAGAAATCACTGCAGAGATCGAAGTGGGCCGCGTCTACGCAGGTAAAGTGACCCGTATCGTTGACTTTGGCGCGTTCGTTGCCATCGGTGGCGGTAAAGAAGGCCTGGTTCACATCTCTCAGATCGCTGACAAGCGCGTTGAGAAAGTGACCGATTACCTGCAGATGGGTCAGGAAGTACCGGTTAAAGTTCTGGAAGTTGATCGCCAGGGCCGTATCCGTCTGAGCATTAAAGAAGCAACCGAGCAGTCTCAGCCAGCTGCTGCGCCAGAAGCACAGGCAGCAGAACAGCAGGGCGAGTAA
- the rpsO gene encoding 30S ribosomal protein S15 has product MSLSVEAKAKIVSEFGRGTNDSGSTEVQVALLTAQINHLQGHFAEHKKDHHSRRGLLRMVSQRRKLLDYLKRKDVARYTALIERLGLRR; this is encoded by the coding sequence ATGTCTCTAAGCGTTGAAGCTAAAGCTAAAATCGTTTCTGAGTTTGGTCGTGGTACTAACGACAGCGGTTCTACCGAAGTTCAGGTTGCGCTGCTGACTGCACAGATTAACCACCTGCAGGGTCACTTTGCAGAGCACAAAAAAGATCACCACAGCCGTCGTGGTCTGCTGCGCATGGTTTCTCAGCGTCGTAAACTGCTCGACTACCTGAAACGTAAAGATGTTGCACGCTACACCGCGCTGATCGAGCGTCTGGGTCTGCGTCGCTAA
- the truB gene encoding tRNA pseudouridine(55) synthase TruB encodes MSRPRRRGRDVHGVLLLDKPQGASSNDVLQKVKRIYNANRAGHTGALDPLATGMLPVCLGEATKFSQYLLDSDKRYRVIAKLGQRTDTSDADGQVVEERPLTFSAEQLDAALESFRGDTMQVPSMYSALKYHGKKLYEYARQGIDVPREARPITVYELLFIRHQGDELELEVHCSKGTYIRTIIDDLGEKLGCGAHVIYLRRLAVSKYPVERMVTLEHLRELVEQAEAQGIAPADLLDPLLMPMDSPAADFPIVNLPLTSSVYFKNGNPVRTAQAPQEGLVRVTEGDEGKFIGMGEMDGEGRVAPRRLVVEYPVDA; translated from the coding sequence ATGAGTCGTCCTCGTCGTCGCGGTCGCGACGTGCATGGAGTGCTGCTGCTGGATAAACCCCAGGGCGCATCCAGCAACGACGTGCTGCAAAAAGTGAAGCGTATTTATAACGCCAACCGGGCGGGCCACACCGGCGCGCTCGATCCGCTGGCAACCGGCATGCTGCCGGTATGCCTGGGTGAGGCGACAAAGTTTTCCCAGTACCTGCTCGACTCCGATAAGCGCTACCGCGTTATCGCTAAGCTGGGCCAGCGCACGGATACCTCCGACGCGGATGGCCAGGTCGTGGAAGAGCGTCCGCTGACCTTCAGCGCGGAACAGCTTGACGCTGCGCTGGAGAGCTTCCGTGGGGACACGATGCAGGTGCCGTCGATGTATTCGGCGCTGAAATATCATGGCAAGAAACTCTACGAATATGCACGTCAGGGCATTGACGTCCCGCGTGAAGCCCGTCCGATTACCGTGTATGAGCTGCTCTTTATTCGCCATCAAGGTGATGAGCTGGAGCTGGAAGTGCACTGTTCGAAAGGGACCTATATTCGCACCATCATTGACGACCTCGGTGAAAAGCTGGGCTGCGGCGCGCATGTGATTTACCTGCGCCGTCTGGCGGTGAGCAAATACCCGGTGGAGCGAATGGTAACCCTGGAACATCTTCGCGAGCTGGTTGAGCAGGCGGAAGCCCAGGGGATCGCGCCGGCAGATTTGCTGGATCCCCTGCTGATGCCGATGGACAGTCCGGCAGCGGACTTCCCGATTGTTAATCTTCCTTTAACATCGTCCGTTTACTTTAAGAACGGCAATCCGGTTCGCACGGCACAAGCGCCGCAGGAAGGGCTGGTGCGCGTGACCGAAGGTGACGAAGGGAAATTCATCGGGATGGGCGAAATGGATGGCGAAGGGCGCGTTGCGCCGCGTCGTCTGGTCGTCGAATATCCGGTCGACGCGTGA
- the rbfA gene encoding 30S ribosome-binding factor RbfA has translation MAKEFGRPQRVAQEMQKEIALILQREIKDPRVGMMTTVSGVEMSRDLAYAKVFVTFLNDQDEAAVKNGIKALQEASGFIRSLLGKAMRLRIVPELTFFYDNSLVEGMRMSNLVTSVVKHDDERRVNPADDSKED, from the coding sequence ATGGCGAAAGAATTTGGTCGCCCTCAGCGCGTAGCGCAGGAAATGCAGAAAGAGATCGCACTCATTCTGCAACGTGAAATTAAAGACCCGCGCGTCGGCATGATGACCACCGTGTCCGGTGTCGAAATGTCCCGCGATCTGGCGTATGCAAAAGTGTTCGTCACCTTCCTGAACGATCAGGACGAAGCGGCCGTGAAAAACGGCATTAAAGCGCTGCAGGAAGCCTCCGGCTTCATCCGCTCTCTGCTCGGCAAAGCGATGCGCCTGCGTATCGTGCCTGAACTGACCTTCTTCTACGACAACTCGCTGGTCGAGGGTATGCGTATGTCCAACCTGGTGACCAGCGTGGTGAAACATGACGACGAGCGTCGTGTTAACCCGGCGGACGACAGCAAGGAGGACTGA